The Methanocorpusculum vombati genome segment ACGTATCCCGCTTCATCCACGATCCACACATCATACTTTTCTGCCGGCTCATAGGAGTGGACGAGGCTTTCATAGTACAGTGAGGGATCAAGTGCCACAATCAGGATCCCCGCGTACGTACCGTCTCCGGTGACCATCGGGAGAATCGCGGTCGTGACATTGAAGCCGTATGTCCAGTCGACCAGCGTCAGAGGCGGCGAGTTGGCAGAGTAGGTAAAGTGCGGATCCTCAATGGTAACGTTGAGGAGAGAGGACATGAACGGGTTTGCCGTCGGTTCAACCAGGGTAATCCGCTTCTCCGTATCCACAATCATCAGAGCCTTCACGGACGTATACTTCAGGTACAGACTGCCGAACACCTGATGTACCAGTGTTTCATTGGTCGGATCTTCCGCGATTGTGTTCGCAGCGTCCTGTAAGGCAAGGTTTGCCATGGTGACAGAGACCCCGACCGCACGCGTCAGGTTCTCCGCAACCGCAAGCTGATCCGCATACTCCTCTTCCAGTGTATGATGGGTCTGCAGCGGCTGGCTGATGCATCCCGCCGAGAACGCCATGAGGGTCAGCGCCAGCACTGTGCAAACCAGTATTCCTCTGCCATGCCTCCGGTATTGGCGGGTGTCGGTTCCATTCCGCCGTACCTGTAAATGTACCATTTTCTCCTCAATTTTAAAAACACACACAATGAATTCATAGAAGTTGTATTACTCTGAAAAAACTCATCCCGAATGTATTCAGTTATTGAGTTGTAATATTAAGCACCCCTGTATTTAGAGGTATAGGTGCATGCAGGGTGAAGAGAAGAGGGCGACCGGCACAGAACCGGTACATACCCAAACTTTTTTTATGTTTCTTCCCGAATGCTGTAGATATGCAGCTTCCGAAACTTCTCCCGACCACGGTTGTCGGATCTTTTCCGTGCGTGAAAGGAACCGGCCTTTCGGCACTTTTTGATCCGTATAAAAAAGCGGTACAGTTTGCGGTCGCCGAGCAGCTCCGGGCAGGCGTGGACATCATCTCCGACGGACAGGTACGGGCCGATATGGTACAGGCATTCGTCTCAAAGCTTCCGGGAATCAACGGAAACACGGTTACCGGGACAATCGGCATCTCGGAAAAACCGATTACGGTTGCGGATACCCGGTATGCTTTAACACAGACGAAGTATGTGAAAGGCATTCTGACCGGGCCGTGTACTCTTGCATATGCGCTTAAGATTGCAACACCCGCCTACCGGAACCGGGACGAGCTGGTACTGGATCTTGCGGCGGCCCTTCACTCGGAAGCGAAATTCCTTGCAGCGAGCGGCGCATACATGATTCAGGTGGACGAGCCGATCCTCTCGACCGGCGCGATGGATATTGAGACGGCAAAAGAAGCGCTCAAAATTATTTTCCGGGATATTGCAACACCGTCGTGTATTCACACATGCGGACGGCTGAATACGATCTCGTCGGAGTGGACGCGGCTGCCGGTAGATGTGATCGATTTCGAGTACTCGGTAAGCCCAGACAATCTCTCCGACATCTCGCGTCATGATCTGCGGAACAAAAAGATCGGCTGCGGATGTGTGAAGAGTTCCGAGCCGGAGGTGGAGCCGGTCGAGGAGATCGAGAAACGGATCCGATCCTGTGTGGAGGTGTTCGGCGCGAAAAATATTCTGATCGATCCCGACTGCGGCCTCCGGATGCATACGCCGGAGGTGGCGTTTGCGAAACTCGCGAATATGTGCGAGGCAGCGAGGAACGTTAGGGCTGAGCTGTAAGAAAGGAAAGGCGGGGTTACTCACCAATTGTATTTTTTTCTTGTTGACTTCATCAGTTCAATTCCGGAAATAAAATTTGGTTGAGGATCATGCACATCAGGAACAGATCAGCAGTTCATCCTGATATTAAACCGCATACAATACTGATTCCCACGCATTGTTTCCATCACCCGCTTTGTACTGCCGGAGATAGAGTTTGTATGACGGATTTAATTGCAGGATGTATTCGGGAATCTGCCAGAGATCGTCGGGTTTGTGATACACACAGATTGCGAGTTTTGGTTTTTCCATTATGATATGATTTTTTGCTCCCGTCAGAGCATCCAGTTCAAATCCTTCGATATCCATTTTGATGAACGTGACAGGTTCATTGATATCATCGTCAAGAGAAGTTATCTGAACCTCTTGATCTCCTGACTGTGAGATATGAGATCCTGAACCTCCTGATGATATCTTGAGTGATGCTCTTTCTTTTCCGACACCCGCATTTCTCAAAACAATTTTATCAAATACTTCTCCTTCCCATGTTGAGAGATAGTGGGATGCCTTTTCATAGTTCCCTTTTTCTGGTTCATAGAGATAGATTTTTGAAAAATTTCGTATCCGGCTGATAAACATCTCAGTAGTATCTCCAACAAATCCGCCACAGTCCACAAAAACTTCACTGTCAGTGAACTGCATAATGTTCTTGTCGAAGTACTGGTTGAATATGAAATCACTCTCAGCATGGAGCAGTTCAAAATCTCCGGTGATTCTATATCGCAGAATGCACATCAGGGTTTTTCGAGATTTTTCATCACTGAGAAGATCATACAGTTTCTTGTACTCTTTCTCATGTTCCAGTATTTTGTAAGAACCACCATAGCCAACCTGCTGATCTCTTTTACCATACACTATTCGTCTGAGTTTATACAAAACAGAGGTGGCGCATCGAGAATGCCTGAAGGGACATTTATTCCATGCGCTTGTACACCATTGTCCAAAACGAATACCACTATTTTCAGTTTTTGATGTTTTGAGAGATTGATAATAGGTTTCTATAGGCTCTGCTCTGCTCTGCTCTGCTCTGCTCTGCTCTGCTCTGCTCTGCTCTGCTCTGCTGTTGCGACATCCTACAATATACTCACATGTCAAATGACATAAAATATTCTAAAGAAAAAAATGATCAGGAAATAGTACATAACACCCCATCAGATTACGACGCGTATAAAAAAGAATCAATCCCCAAACTGCACCACATCGATTCTAAGGTGAAATGTATCAAGTCACCCTTCCCACTCAGGCCCGAACACTAATCCGTGCTGAATAAAGGATCTTGGCAGATTCCAGTTGGCAACAGACGACTGATAACAGGTTTTACAGGATTCAGGCATAGCCCCGGGATCATTCACTGTCGCACGGAATGACTGATACAAGGGATGATTCCACAGATCATCACACGTGCTCATCTCATCAATATGCAGAAATTTTATGGGAGTTGACATGCACGGGCGGATGTAACCATCAGATCCAATAAACAAATCACGCCATCCAACATAGCAGGGCCGGTGAAGTGCTGACTCTGCAGGATCTTCACCCTGAATGTAGGGAAGCTTTAATTTGATACCAGAGGAGTCGGCTTTTGCGGCAGCCTGATCAAATACAGCACGAACATCATCCTGCATATTGAATAGCGTCTGAGAGTCAAGATCACTTCTGAACGAGGTGAAATAGACGATCTTTACCTCATCAAGACCAATGTCTGCCGCGAGATCAACCATCTCCGGAATCTGATGATAGTTGTCTTTCATCGCGGTGAACACAAAATTGATGTACGGAGCAGTAAGACCGCGAGCATTGCGGATGGAAATAATATTTCTCAAAGATTCGGTGATCTTTTGGAAACTATCCCCCTTACGAATCCGGTCATTCATCTCCGGAGTGGAGCCGTCAAGACTGACTGCAATGATATCCACATGATAATCAAAAATTGCATCCGTCAGATCATCAAGTTTCATGCCGTTTGTACAGAAATATTTCTTCAAGGGAAACTGATCCACGTATTTCAATATCCCCATGAAGTCCGGATGGATAGTAGGTTCACCCCATCCCATCAAAGTTATTTCTCCAGAGTGAGAAAAAAGAGGTGACAACTTTTGCAACCACTCTAACTTGAACTGGGTTGGATGAAATTCAACGGCATTTCTGCCGCACATGATACACGAGAGATTGCATGCATTCGTCAGCTCACATACAATCCTCCTTGGGTAGTAAATAGGGCAGTAGAAATATATGAGAGTGACGTGGATACTTATTGATGATAATTCGGGCAAAAAATAAGGAATTATTTCAACACCACGGACTGACAAATATGCAACGGAAAAATCAGGCTCAAAATGAAGCTGAGTCTGAGTCGGGACAGCTCATCTTGAAATCCTACCCAAGAAGGATTCAATATACATAAAATATAAGGGTTCGTCAGGACGATGCAACCCACCGCATCACATACTCATCATGGCCGGTCTCGGTCTTGCGGCGGGACAAAACCGCAAACCCTCGTTTTTCATAAAACATACGTGCCGCAGAATTTTCCACATACACACAGAGCATGAGATCGTCTGTGCTCTCCTGCACATAACGGATCAAGGCAGAACCAACTCCCCGGCCCTGACAATCCGACGCAACAAA includes the following:
- a CDS encoding methionine synthase — its product is MQLPKLLPTTVVGSFPCVKGTGLSALFDPYKKAVQFAVAEQLRAGVDIISDGQVRADMVQAFVSKLPGINGNTVTGTIGISEKPITVADTRYALTQTKYVKGILTGPCTLAYALKIATPAYRNRDELVLDLAAALHSEAKFLAASGAYMIQVDEPILSTGAMDIETAKEALKIIFRDIATPSCIHTCGRLNTISSEWTRLPVDVIDFEYSVSPDNLSDISRHDLRNKKIGCGCVKSSEPEVEPVEEIEKRIRSCVEVFGAKNILIDPDCGLRMHTPEVAFAKLANMCEAARNVRAEL
- a CDS encoding FkbM family methyltransferase — protein: MTCEYIVGCRNSRAEQSRAEQSRAEQSRAEPIETYYQSLKTSKTENSGIRFGQWCTSAWNKCPFRHSRCATSVLYKLRRIVYGKRDQQVGYGGSYKILEHEKEYKKLYDLLSDEKSRKTLMCILRYRITGDFELLHAESDFIFNQYFDKNIMQFTDSEVFVDCGGFVGDTTEMFISRIRNFSKIYLYEPEKGNYEKASHYLSTWEGEVFDKIVLRNAGVGKERASLKISSGGSGSHISQSGDQEVQITSLDDDINEPVTFIKMDIEGFELDALTGAKNHIIMEKPKLAICVYHKPDDLWQIPEYILQLNPSYKLYLRQYKAGDGNNAWESVLYAV
- a CDS encoding radical SAM protein; protein product: MSVRGVEIIPYFLPELSSISIHVTLIYFYCPIYYPRRIVCELTNACNLSCIMCGRNAVEFHPTQFKLEWLQKLSPLFSHSGEITLMGWGEPTIHPDFMGILKYVDQFPLKKYFCTNGMKLDDLTDAIFDYHVDIIAVSLDGSTPEMNDRIRKGDSFQKITESLRNIISIRNARGLTAPYINFVFTAMKDNYHQIPEMVDLAADIGLDEVKIVYFTSFRSDLDSQTLFNMQDDVRAVFDQAAAKADSSGIKLKLPYIQGEDPAESALHRPCYVGWRDLFIGSDGYIRPCMSTPIKFLHIDEMSTCDDLWNHPLYQSFRATVNDPGAMPESCKTCYQSSVANWNLPRSFIQHGLVFGPEWEG